A stretch of DNA from Salvelinus sp. IW2-2015 linkage group LG20, ASM291031v2, whole genome shotgun sequence:
CCACAACCCTACCAGCTGCTCTGtaaacactctctcactctctctttctctctcagtaagGGGATCAGTGCCTCCATGTCTGCAGCGGTGGCAGGCGTCCCTCGGTTACCCCCTGGTAGGAAACCCCCAGGTCCCCCACCTGGCCCCCCACCGTCTCAGGTCCTGGCGCTGTACGCCTCACGCAGGGCCCAGTTCGCAGCAGATGCAGGTACTGCACACACACCTCACTACTGCTTGTTTGCACATGGGATCAGGAGGAATAAATATGCTTCATTCTACTTTCTCATCCAAATCCACCTTTCTCTGCCTACAACCAGATCTGTCCAAACAGGCCTCTGACATGGAGAAAGCCATGGACACTATgctgatgggaggagagagggacagtgggAGCGAGAGCGAGGGAGACGATGGCGAGGAAGACGACAGCGACTCTGAAGAGGACAGTGAAGGAGATAGGGATGAAGGAGGCGAGGTTGACAAGAGGATGATGGTGGACCGGCAGGAGGTCGatagagagaagggcagagaggaggacagaggggacAGACATGCAGGTGAGAGGCGGAGCCTTGTCCGCATATGTGCTTGCTTGATCACCCCAAGTGTGTTGGGTTCTGTCTTCAAGTCTGTGCACTGCTTGGTGTTGTAGTTTAAGGAATGACAAAACAGATATGGTGTTTTATACGAGGTTGTGTGATATGTTTTACAGGACGCAGTGTGCGGTTTGCAGACATGCCCCCCTCAGCACCCAGGGAGAAGAGCAAGAAGAAGAGAATTGTGAAGAAGAAAAAGGCCATCACTCCTCTGCAGGCTATGATGCTTAGGATGGCAGGTACTGTATCTTCTTCAGTCTGCACACAACACCACTACCACACTTCAGCAGGACTTGTGATGCAGATGAATGATTGGATTGTTGACACTATTTTGGAGAATGACCTTTAAAGAGGTTTGTATTCGCTTGAGGATGATTTCTCCATGGGAACTAGGTTATACTTTCTTCCTTCATCCCTTTCTCACTCATCCCCCTTTATTATTTGTCTACAGGGCAGTCCATCcctgaagatgaagaggaggaagaggaagttgAGGAGGAGTACACTGACTCTGACTCAGACATCGAGGATAGGGGACCACCAGGCGACAACCAATCTCATCTTATACCCAATCAGCGCATGCCTCCACCCTCTGGACCAATGGGAGGACAGCAACCACCTCTACACATGCAGGGTCCACCAGGAACAGGGCCTCCACCGTTGGGACCACCACCAGCTCCTCCAATGAGGCCTCCTGGTCCGCCCTCTGGCCTGCCTCCCGGCCCTCCACCCGGTTAGTTGGTTTTATGTGTAGTAATGATTGGAGTACAGTGTCATCTTGTGTGACGTTGCTTCATTACTATTAAATTACTAAAAcaaggcactatggtgtgatatgTCATATGATATGTCTTGTTTGTCATCCTAAGGTGCTCCCCCATTTTTGAGGCCGCCTGGTATGCTAGGTGGTCCAAGGGGACCGATGCCCCGCCTACTGCCCCCTGGACCCCCACCAGGTCGTCCCCCTGGCCCTCCCCCAGgcccccctccaggtctccctCCTGGTCCTCCACCCCGGGGACCCCCACCCAGACTGCCTCCCCCAGCTCCCCCAGGTATGTGTGGATGTATTTTTGTGCCTTTTATTGGAATTTCATATGACTTTATCCCTTCTCCTTAAACACGGAACAttgtcaaaacatttatttatttttaaacataacTACAGTTCAGCAGTACCCAAAGTTAACAGTAATAAAAATATATGTCACCATGGCACATACCTCAagctaaaataaatgtaaaatttaTTTTGGGCTGCAAAGCATGGGAATAAAGCAGGATTTTCCCCCACTCTaatctcatctcttctccctttctgtaGGCATCCCCCCTCCACCACGATCTGGCCCCCCACGCCAActcgcccctcccctctctcttttccccccgcCGCTTAACTCCAACGTCCTCAGCGCTCCCCCCAGCATCGTCCACCGCCAGAAACCCGGCTCCAACCCAGATGGCTCCCAGAGCAACCCCAATGCCTCCATGCTGCCCCCTCCCTCCATGCCTATGTCCATGCGCCCAGGGATGCAGATGCCCCCTCCCCCGGGGACAAGTGCCCTGCCGTCGGGCGCAAACCCCACCAGCCACCACCATGCACCAACCATCGAGAAGCGGGCCAACATCACCTCMGTCTCAGCRGGAGGCAGCAATCTGGCAACAGGCCKGGGGAGTGGCGGAGCCACCATCTCAGCCAAACCCCAGATCATCAACCCCAAGACAGAGGTCACCCGCTTCGTGCCCACGGCGCTGAGGGTGCGCAGGGATAAAGGGGCCGGGAGCGGAGGAGGGCCTatggaaaagagaggaagaagagaggaaagggtggGAGGCCAGAAGCAGCAGTCGATGGCTGCCCCCATGGGGTCGGCCAACCCTACTCAGATGGGCCCAGTCTCTCAGCCCAACATGAAGACCAAGGACCAGATGTATGAGGCATtcatgagggagatggagggactCCTCTGAGACTGACAAGGGCTGCGGGGTGAAAAGGGTGGGTGTGTTGAGAAGGAATGAACAGTAGGGGTCATGAAGAAAGTGTTAGTGATACCATCAAGCAGATGCTGTTCAGAAACACATTGATTCCTTTAAATGAAGCGGAAAGGCTTTGTTTTTCACAATGAGACTAGAATCTCCTCCCTACCAACTTACTGTACATGGCTATGATAATTTGGCTCAATCTTTGTGAAAAAGTTAGTGTTTTTTTATGACtgtcaaatgtttattttatttttgaactGAGAAAAGTGATGGATTTCAAAGAAAGAAGGGGGTGTTTTGTCAGGTGTTTGTAGGAAAATCCAAATGAGTGTGCATATGCTTGTCTGAAATGGTTAGACCTGCAACTAAATAAATACTTAAACTCAATTAACTAGTTTCAGTCCAATCTTTTTTTTAAGTATCTTTTCATAATTCAGACTACAAATTAATAAACTACCATGATGAACAGGCTCGTTCAGCAGGACGCAACGTTTTGGGAACATTCAGATGGAAGAACTAGGCTatgtaggattttttttaatttttatttcacctttatttaaccaggtaggctagttgagaacaagttctcatttgcaactgcgacctggccaagataaagcatagcagtgtgaacagaaaacacagagttacacatggagtaaacaataaacaagtcaaaacatggtagaaaaaaagagaatctatatacaatgtgtgcaaaaggcatgaggtaggcaataaatcgaataattacaatttagcagattatgCAGATGTATGGGACTTTCAGCATAGATATTATATATTACCTATGGTTGACATTTACAGAATTACACatgatttgtatttgttttacattAGACGGTCCTGTTTTTCAAGAGTATCAAATCACCTTTGAAAATATGACGCGTAAAGCATCACCAAATGAGCTGTTGAATTGGAACCGAGCCTGAGTCATTGGTCAAGTATCATGGTCATGCACAACATCGTGAGGTGATAACAAGCCAGGTCCAAATCTGTTCCAGGTTGCAGGGGCCACAGAGGGGGCAGTTCTTGGTGCAAACAAAGCCTAGTAATGATGCTGATAtcaagttgttgttgttgaaaaagtgTATTAATAGAGGGGATTCAGGTATTTTCGTGGAAAGTTTGTCTCGTTTTTCTCTACACCAATCGGTAATGTAACCAGTTCCCTTTTAGGGAATAATTGTATTCTGATGGTTTACATTAGCAGTGAAGAAGTACCCGGGCTGGTGGATTTAGGCTACATGCGGCATGTGGAGTACTTGCCAAATGATGCGTTATATTTGTTCCAGGACTATTGATAAACCCGAACGTTGAATTAAAATATGTTAAAGCATATATTGGTTGATATTATGGAAGATTTTAATTGAATGAAATTGAAATTATGACCTTGGGGAGATGTTGCTCAACACAAATTGACTATCCTTGACCCAGTAGAGCTCTCAGCAATGATTTTCAGATGGTTTCTGTTTATTAAAGTGGATCGTAAAATTACAGATAAGTGCAGCTATCTGATCTATGTGATCTATAATAGCGATATAGGTTGTTCGGGGANNNNNNNNNNNNNNNNNNNNNNNNNNNNNNNNNNNNNNNNNNNNNNNNNNNNNNNNNNNNNNNNNNNNNNNNNNNNNNNNNNNNNNNNNNNNNNNNNNNNNNNNNNNNNNNNNNNNNNNNNNNNNNNNNNNNNNNNNNNNNNNNNNNNNNNNNNNNNNNNNNNNNNNNNNNNNNNNNNNNNNNNNNNNNNNNNNNNNNNNNNNNNNNNNNNNNNNNNNNNNNNNNNNNNNNNNNNNNNNNNNNNNNNNNNNNNNNNNNNNNNNNNNNNNNNNNNNNNNNNNNNNNNNNNNNNNNNNNNNNNNNNNNNNNNNNNNNNNNNNNNNNNNNNNNNNNNNNNNNNNNNNNNNNNNNNNNNNNNNNNNNNNNNNNNNNNNNNNNNNNNNNNNNNNNNNNNNNNNNNNNNNNNNNNNNNNNNNNNNNNNNNNNNNNNNNNNNNNNNNNNNNNNNNNNNNNNNNNNNNNNNNNNNNNNNNNNNNNNNNNNNNNNNNNNNNNNNNNNNNNNNNNNNNNNNNNNNNNNNNNNNNNNNNNNNNNNNNNNNNNNNNNNNNNNNNNNNNNNNNNNNNNNNNNNNNNNNNNNNNNNNNNNNNNNNNNNNNNNNNNNNNNNNNNNNNNNNNNNNNNNNNNNNNNNNNNNNNNNNNNNNNNNNNNNNNNNNNNNNNNNNNNNNNNNNNNNNNNNNNNNNNNNNNNNNNNNNNNNNNNNNNNNNNNNNNNNNNNNNNNNNNNNNNNNNNNNNNNNNNNNNNNNNNNNNNNNNNNNNNNNNNNNNNNNNNNNNNNNNNNNNNNNNNNNNNNNNNNNNNNNNNNNNNNNNNNNNNNNNNNNNNNNNNNNNNNNNNNNNNNNNNNNNNNNNNNNNNNNNNNNNNNNNNNNNNNNNNNNNNNNNNNNNNNNNNNNNNNNNNNNNNNNNNNNNNNNNNNNNNNNNNNNNNNNNNNNNNNNNNNNNNNNNNNNNNNNNNNNNNNNNNNNNNNNNNNNNNNNNNNNNNNNNNNNNNNNNNNNNNNNNNNNNNNNNNNNNNNNNNNNNNNNNNNNNNNNNNNNNNNNNNNNNNNNNNNNNNNNNNNNNNNNNNNNNNNNNNNNNNNNNNNNNNNNNNNNNNNNNNNNNNNNNNNNNNNNNNNNNNNNNNNNNNNNNNNNNNNNNNNNNNNNNNNNNNNNNNNNNNNNNNNNNNNNNNNNNNNNNNNNNNNNNNNNNNNNNNNNNNNNNNNNNNNNNNNNNNNNNNNNNNNNNNNNNNNNNNNNNNNNNNNNNNNNNNNNNNNNNNNNNNNNNNNNNNNNNNNNNNNNNNNNNNNNNNNNNNNNNNNNNNNNNNNNNNNNNNNNNNNNNNNNNNNNNNNNNNNNNNNNNNNNNNNNNNNNNNNNNNNNNNNNNNNNNNNNNNNNNNNNNNNNNNNNNNNNNNNNNNNNNNNNNNNNNNNNNNNNNNNNNNNNNNNNNNNNNNNNNNNNNNNNNNNNNNNNNNNNNNNNNNNNNNNNNNNNNNNNNNNNNNNNNNNNNNNNNNNNNNNNNNNNNNNNNNNNNNNNNNNNNNNNNNNNNNNNNNNNNNNNNNNNNNNNNNNNNNNNNNNNNNNNNNNNNNNNNNNNNNNNNNNNNNNNNNNNNNNNNNNNNNNNNNNNNNNNNNNNNNNNNNNNNNNNNNNNNNNNNNNNNNNNNNNNNNNNNNNNNNNNNNNNNNNNNNNNNNNNNNNNNNNNNNNNNNNNNNNNNNNNNNNNNNNNNNNNNNNNNNNNNNNNNNNNNNNNNNNNNNNNNNNNNNNNNNNNNNNNNNNNNNNNNNNNNNNNNNNNNNNNNNNNNNNNNNNNNNNNNNNNNNNNNNNNNNNNNNNNNNNNNNNNNNNNNNNNNNNNNNNNNNNNNNNNNNNNNNNNNNNNNNNNNNNNNNNNNNNNNNNNNNNNNNNNNNNNNNNNNNNNNNNNNNNNNNNNNNNNNNNNNNNNNNNNNNNNNNNNNNNNNNNNNNNNNNNNNNNNNNNNNNNNNNNNNNNNNNNNNNNNNNNNNNNNNNNNNNNNNNNNNNNNNNNNNNNNNNNNNNNNNNNNNNNNNNNNNNNNNNNNNNNNNNNNNNNNNNNNNNNNNNNNNNNNNNNNNNNNNNNNNNNNNNNNNNNNNNNNNNNNNNNNNNNNNNNNNNNNNNNNNNNNNNNNNNNNNNNNNNNNNNNNNNNNNNNNNNNNNNNNNNNNNNNNNNNNNNNNNNNNNNNNNNNNNNNNNNNNNNNNNNNNNNNNNNNNNNNNNNNNNNNNNNNNNNNNNNNNNNNNNNNNNNNNNNNNNNNNNNNNNNNNNNNNNNNNNNNNNNNNNNNNNNNNNNNNNNNNNNNNNNNNNNNNNNNNNNNNNNNNNNNNNNNNNNNNNNNNNNNNNNNNNNNNNNNNNNNNNNNNNNNNNNNNNNNNNNNNNNNNNNNNNNNNNNNNNNNNNNNNNNNNNNNNNNNNNNNNNNNNNNNNNNNNNNNNNNNNNNNNNNNNNNNNNNNNNNNNNNNNNNNNNNNNNNNNNNNNNNNNNNNNNNNNNNNNNNNNNNNNNNNNNNNNNNNNNNNNNNNNNNNNNNNNNNNNNNNNNNNNNNNNNNNNNNNNNNNNNNNNNNNNNNNNNNNNNNNNNNNNNNNNNNNNNNNNNNNNNNNNNNNNNNNNNNNNNNNNNNNNNNNNNNNNNNNNNNNNNNNNNNNNNNNNNNNNNNNNNNNNNNNNNNNNNNNNNNNNNNNNNNNNNNNNNNNNNNNNNNNNNNNNNNNNNNNNNNNNNNNNNNNNNNNNNNNNNNNNNNNNNNNNNNNNNNNNNNNNNNNNNNNNNNNNNNNNNNNNNNNNNNNNNNNNNNNNNNNNNNNNNNNNNNNNNNNNNNNNNNNNNNNNNNNNNNNNNNNNNNNNNNNNNNNNNNNNNNNNNNNNNNNNNNNNNNNNNNNNNNNNNNNNNNNNNNNNNNNNNNNNNNNNNNNNNNNNNNNNNNNNNNNNNNNNNNNNNNNNNNNNNNNNNNNNNNNNNNNNNNNNNNNNNNNNNNNNNNNNNNNNNNNNNNNNNNNNNNNNNNNNNNNNNNNNNNNNNNNNNNNNNNNNNNNNNNNNNNNNNNNNNNNNNNNNNNNNNNNNNNNNNNNNNNNNNNNNNNNNNNNNNNNNNNNNNNNNNNNNNNNNNNNNNNNNNNNNNNNNNNNNNNNNNNNNNNNNNNNNNNNNNNNNNNNNNNNNNNNNNNNNNNNNNNNNNNNNNNNNNNNNNNNNNNNNNNNNNNNNNNNNNNNNNNNNNNNNNNNNNNNNNNNNNNNNNNNNNNNNNNNNNNNNNNNNNNNNNNNNNNNNNNNNNNNNNNNNNNNNNNNNNNNNNNNNNNNNNNNNNNNNNNNNNNNNNNNNNNNNNNNNNNNNNNNNNNNNNNNNNNNNNNNNNNNNNNNNNNNNNNNNNNNNNNNNNNNNNNNNNNNNNNNNNNNNNNNNNNNNNNNNNNNNNNNNNNNNNNNNNNNNNNNNNNNNNNNNNNNNNNNNNNNNNNNNNNNNNNNNNNNNNNNNNNNNNNNNNNNNNNNNNNNNNNNNNNNNNNNNNNNNNNNNNNNNNNNNNNNNNNNNNNNNNNNNNNNNNNNNNNNNNNNNNNNNNNNNNNNNNNNNNNNNNNNNNNNNNNNNNNNNNNNNNNNNNNNNNNNNNNNNNNNNNNNNNNNNNNNNNNNNNNNNNNNNNNNNNNNNNNNNNNNNNNNNNNNNNNNNNNNNNNNNNNNNNNNNNNNNNNNNNNNNNNNNNNNNNNNNNNNNNNNNNNNNNNNNNNNNNNNNNNNNNNNNNNNNNNNNNNNNNNNNNNNNNNNNNNNNNNNNNNNNNNNNNNNNNNNNNNNNNNNNNNNNNNNNNNNNNNNNNNNNNNNNNNNNNNNNNNNNNNNNNNNNNNNNNNNNNNNNNNNNNNNNNNNNNNNNNNNNNNNNNNNNNNNNNNNNNNNNNNNNNNNNNNNNNNNNNNNNNNNNNNNNNNNNNNNNNNNNNNNNNNNNNNNNNNNNNNNNNNNNNNNNNNNNNNNNNNNNNNNNNNNNNNNNNNNNNNNNNNNNNNNNNNNNNNNNNNNNNNNNNNNNNNNNNNNNNNNNNNNNNNNNNNNNNNNNNNNNNNNNNNNNNNNNNNNNNNNNNNNNNNNNNNNNNNNNNNNNNNNNNNNNNNNNNNNNNNNNNNNNNNNNNNNNNNNNNNNNNNNNNNNNNNNNNNNNNNNNNNNNNNNNNNNNNNNNNNNNNNNNNNNNNNNNNNNNNNNNNNNNNNNNNNNNNNNNNNNNNNNNNNNNNNNNNNNNNNNNNNNNNNNNNNNNNNNNNNNNNNNNNNNNNNNNNNNNNNNNNNNNNNNNNNNNNNNNNNNNNNNNNNNNNNNNNNNNNNNNNNNNNNNNNNNNNNNNNNNNNNNNNNNNNNNNNNNNNNNNNNNNNNNNNNNNNNNNNNNNNNNNNNNNNNNNNNNNNNNNNNNNNNNNNNNNNNNNNNNNNNNNNNNNNNNNNNNNNNNNNNNNNNNNNNNNNNNNNNNNNNNNNNNNNNNNNNNNNNNNNNNNNNNNNNNNNNNNNNNNNNNNNNNNNNNNNNNNNNNNNNNNNNNNNNNNNNNNNNNNNNNNNNNNNNNNNNNNNNNNNNNNNNNNNNNNNNNNNNNNNNNNNNNNNNNNNNNNNNNNNNNNNNNNNNNNNNNNNNNNNNNNNNNNNNNNNNNNNNNNNNNNNNNNNNNNNNNNNNNNNNNNNNNNNNNNNNNNNNNNNNNNNNNNNNNNNNNNNNNNNNNNNNNNNNNNNNNNNNNNNNNNNNNNNNNNNNNNNNNNNNNNNNNNNNNNNNNNNNNNNNNNNNNNNNNNNNNNNNNNNNNNNNNNNNNNNNNNNNNNNNNNNNNNNNNNNNNNNNNNNNNNNNNNNNNNNNNNNNNNNNNNNNNNNNNNNNNNNNNNNNNNNNNNNNNNNNNNNNNNNNNNNNNNNNNNNNNNNNNNNNNNNNNNNNNNNNNNNNNNNNNNNNNNNNNNNNNNNNNNNNNNNNNNNNNNNNNNNNNNNNNNNNNNNNNNNNNNNNNNNNNNNNNNNNNNNNNNNNNNNNNNNNNNNNNNNNNNNNNNNNNNNNNNNNNNNNNNNNNNNNNNNNNNNNNNNNNNNNNNNNNNNNNNNNNNNNNNNNNNNNNNNNNNNNNNNNNNNNNNNNNNNNNNacactggagtgataaatcatcagatgatcatgtgcaagaagagatactggtgtgcaaaagagcagaaaagtaaataaataaaagcagtatggggggtgagtaggtaaattgggtgggtagtttacagatggactatgtacagctgcagcgatcggttagctgctcggatagcagatttttaaagttgttgagggagataaaagtctccaacttcagagatttttgcaattcgttccagtcgcaggcagcagagaactggaaggaaaggcgtccaaattaggttttggctttaggggtgatcagtgagatacacctgctggagcgcgtgttggcggtgggtgtagccatcgtgacagtgaactgagataagcggcactttacctagcatagccttgtagatgactggagccagtgggtctgacggcgaacatgtagcgagggccagccgactagggcatacaggtcgcagtggtgggtcgtataaggtgctttagtaacaaaacgaatggcactgtgataaactgcatccagtttgctgagtagagtattggaagctattttgtagatgacatcgccgaagtcgaggatcgtaggatagtcagttttactagggtaagttggcggcgtgagtgaaggaggctttgttgcggaatagaaagccgattcttgctttgattttggattggagattttgatatgagtctggaaggagagtttgcagtctagccagacacctaggtacttatagatgtccacatattctaggtcggaaccgtccaggtggtgatgctagtcgggcgtgcggtgcaggcagcgaacgttgaaaagcatgcattggttttttactagcgtttaagagcagttggaggccacggaaggagtgttgtatggcattgaagctcgtttggaggttaagatagcacagtgtccaaggaaggccggaagtatatagaatggtgtcgtctgcgtagaggtgatcagggaatcgcccgcagcaagagcaacatcattgatgtatacagagaaaagagtcggcccgagaattgaaccctgtggtacccccatagagactgccgagggaccgacaacatgccctccgatttgacacactgaactctgtctgcaagtagttggtgaaccaggcaaggcagtcattagaaaaaccgaggctactgagtctgccgataagaatatggtgattgacagagtcgaaagccttggcaggtcgtgaagacggctgcacagtaatgtcttttatcgatggcggttatgatatcgttagtaccttgagcgtggctgaggtgcacccatgaccggctcgaaACCGGATCCACAGCGGAGAAGGACTACGGgagattcgagatggtcagtgatctgtttgtgactgctttcgaagaccttagataggcagggcaggatggatataggtctgtaacagtttggggtccagggtgtctccccctttgaagagggggatgaccgcggcagctttccaatccttgggatctcagatgatacgaaggagaggttgaacaggggtgatagggtgcgacaatggcggcggacagttttcagaaataggggtccagattgtcaagccagctgatttgtatggtccaggttttccagctctttcagaacatctgctatctggatttgggtaaaggagaagctggggaggcttgggcgagtagcagcggggggggcggggctgttggccaaggttggagtcgccagggaggaggcatggccagccattgagaaatgcttgttgaagtctccTGCTGATCTAATAAATACATGCTTATTGTCTATGTTGATTGTCATGTGTGGCAAGATTGCGTACCATTCACAACACCGTTACACCAGCGCGCGAGATGGCTCTAGTCAAGTCAGCGTAAGACGCGCGTTATTAAACGAGTCAACAATGTagcaaatcaacaacaaaaaagtttttaaaaatgggGTTCTGTTTGGCACTTACTTTATTCTGAATACATTTGTTCAACACGATGAATACTCTACCTGAAGGTGAGGAATTGCTTTCCATGTTTGGCTGCAAACGTCTACTTGGATGAGGAACTTGTGATAAATTCTGCTGTAAAAAGCAATGATGCTGTTGGTCTATTTTGGCTGTACAGATACAATGTAACAAACATCTGTGTCCTCTGTCCAATATCTGATACAATGTGGCGGAAACCAATATCATACACAAGAAACACACTTTTGTCGTACTGTTGTTAGCTTTCAAAACGCTTAAACTATAACCTATGAGAAATAACGAAACAATGAGGATGTTGGGAAACCTGCACCCTAATTTAGCAGCCGTAAAAAGAGTCCCTACATTTATGTTGaatactgtatccctgaaaactgGAAACATCACTgcgattactattatttgaccctgRtggtcatctatgaacatttgaacatcttggccatgttctgttataatctccacccggcacagccggaAYaggactggccacccctcatagcctggttcctctctaggtttcttcctaggttctggcctttctagggagtttttcctagccactgtgcttctacacctgcattgcttgctgtttggggttttaggctgggtttctgtacagcactttgagatatcagctgatgtaaaagggctttataaatacatttgatttgatttgatcagcttTCTGTCAAGCCCTCGGAGAGTTGCGAGAATTCTGGGCTGCTCTGGAAAGCACTTAGGCTACCTAGCTACCATTCGTTATCCATTGCTAGGCCTAGCGCAGTGCAGCAGAGTATACTCATCTCATCCATTTTTGTAAGCATGTAAAATTATGCAGCTTTGCGCTGTGCCTCCCTTCATAGCCTATAGTAAAACCTCTCTGTTTTCCTCCTGAAAATAAGATACAGGTGAGTAAAAATGTCCCCACCTAGGCTAGCCAGCAGATCCGACAGCTTGCTTAGAGCTGCACTAGGGTCAGACAGCATTCCTATATAGTTTAAGACAGGTTTTCCCAAattcacagctgattcaaatatccaactcatcatcaagctttgattatttgaatcagctgtgagtGCTACAGCAAAAAATGTGCCCCCGGGGGGTggcccaggaccaagtttgggaaacccttgaTATCTCGCCAGTGTGCGATATGGCTCGGGAAACATACcttccaaaatggctgctgtggcttCTTCTACCTAGGACGAAAAGGACAGCTTTCCGTAAAAACTGGCAGTAGTTCAGTCTTCtcggtgtaacagttgggataatgggacaattctTGGAGTGCAACGCTTTTCCCATCCTTGGATTGAGGTGCGTTTTCCGAGCCATATTCGTGCCGGCTTCACGTTGTCTTAATCTACACAGGAATGCTGTGGGGTCGGATCTGCTGGCTACACCTAGGCTTGAAAAGGGGGTAGCTTTATTGTCACAAAGGAATGTGACCTTGATAAGTGCCATGCCTGAGAGTGCTTAACATTTCATGACAAACATGTTTCTATACTGAGTTTCTGCCTGTTTCTGCCTCTTCCAGGTGGCACTCTTGCTCTGGTACCCCCAAAATGGCTCATCGAAGTGGGCAGGAGGACCCGGAGCGGTACCTGTTTGTGGATCGCGCTGTGGTCTACAACCCGGCCACACAGGCRGACTGGACAGCCAAGAAGGTGGTGTGGATCCCTTCAGAGCGTCATGGCTTTGAGGCGGCCAGCATCAAGGAGGAGCggggagaggaggtggtggtggaactGTCAGAGAATGGCAAGAAGGCCGTTGTCAATAAGGACGACATCCAGAAGATGAACCCGCCCAAGTTCAGCAAGGTGGAAGACATGGCTGAGCTCACCTGCCTGAACGAGGCCTCTGTACTGCACAACCTCAAAGACCGCTACTACTCTGGCCTCATCTACGtgagtggttgtgttgttgtacACAGTTAGAAGGGTTGCAAAAGGgttaggataaccctttttggttccaggtagaacccttttgagttcaatgtagaaccctctgtggaaagggttctacctggaacgaaAAAAGGTTCtgcaaagggttctcctatggggccagccgaagaaccctgttaggttctagatagcaccttttttttcagAGTGTATTCTTATTATACATCTATTCACCTAGAAAGCAGATTCAACCATACTCACACATAGTGCACACAACAGACATGGCTCAATAGTTC
This window harbors:
- the LOC111981577 gene encoding myosin-10-like, which gives rise to MAHRSGQEDPERYLFVDRAVVYNPATQADWTAKKVVWIPSERHGFEAASIKEERGEEVVVELSENGKKAVVNKDDIQKMNPPKFSKVEDMAELTCLNEASVLHNLKDRYYSGLIYTYSGLFVW
- the LOC111981232 gene encoding WW domain-binding protein 11, which gives rise to MGRRSTSSTKSGKFMNPTDQARKEARKRELKKNKKQRMMVRTAVLKMKDPRQIIKDMEKLDEMEFNPVQQPLLNEKVLRDKRKKLRETFERIVRLYERENPDTYKELRKLELDYESNRGKLSLYFDSVKNAELVEVDSIPLPEMPHAPSSILIQDIPLPGAQPPSILKKGSSFSKGISASMSAAVAGVPRLPPGRKPPGPPPGPPPSQVLALYASRRAQFAADADLSKQASDMEKAMDTMLMGGERDSGSESEGDDGEEDDSDSEEDSEGDRDEGGEVDKRMMVDRQEVDREKGREEDRGDRHAGRSVRFADMPPSAPREKSKKKRIVKKKKAITPLQAMMLRMAGQSIPEDEEEEEEVEEEYTDSDSDIEDRGPPGDNQSHLIPNQRMPPPSGPMGGQQPPLHMQGPPGTGPPPLGPPPAPPMRPPGPPSGLPPGPPPGAPPFLRPPGMLGGPRGPMPRLLPPGPPPGRPPGPPPGPPPGLPPGPPPRGPPPRLPPPAPPGIPPPPRSGPPRQLAPPLSLFPPPLNSNVLSAPPSIVHRQKPGSNPDGSQSNPNASMLPPPSMPMSMRPGMQMPPPPGTSALPSGANPTSHHHAPTIEKRANITSVSAGGSNLATGXGSGGATISAKPQIINPKTEVTRFVPTALRVRRDKGAGSGGGPMEKRGRREERVGGQKQQSMAAPMGSANPTQMGPVSQPNMKTKDQMYEAFMREMEGLL